The following coding sequences are from one Salvia hispanica cultivar TCC Black 2014 chromosome 3, UniMelb_Shisp_WGS_1.0, whole genome shotgun sequence window:
- the LOC125211049 gene encoding LOW QUALITY PROTEIN: pentatricopeptide repeat-containing protein At5g11310, mitochondrial-like (The sequence of the model RefSeq protein was modified relative to this genomic sequence to represent the inferred CDS: deleted 1 base in 1 codon), with amino-acid sequence MNFRLCLATAARHRRHFPDEPIYSIPFPPLQKRNPQHPPTQPPPLNPNADDPTSACISEILQSPALQPGPDLEAALDAAEINPTPAHLLGIFKKFDSSPKPLFTLFNWARKQPDYRFSMDVFNSMVDSLGKAREFDSAWCVILDQIKGDPNERPNFDTYVIMIRRYARAGLPFAAIRTYEYICSLDSFHDSNAGKNLLETLLDSLCKEKHVRIASKYLDTITEKDPSWLPSVRIYNILLNGWLRIGKLKHAERIRVQMKKAGVKANVVTYGTLVEGLCQMNRPDIAIELVDEMRAEGVEPNAIVYNSIIDALGEAGRLKEAMGMLERFSILEMGPTLSTYNSLVKGFCKARDLVEASKIVKMMMSVKCLPSTTTYGYFLKYLSKVGKTEVALDLYNQMIKSGYELDRFTYHLLVKMLCRDERVDLATKMIKEMRGRGIDLDLATSTMLIHLLWKLQRYDEAVFEFVDMLRRGIVPQHLTYQRMTEDLERRGMFKTTHKLHDLMASVPRSTKVPNTYKGSQEWKMSIIKRAESMSQILKTRKTPSELGRTGISRRALC; translated from the exons ATGAACTTCCGTCTCTGTCTAGCCACCGCCGCCCGCCACCGCAGACACTTCCCCGACGAACCAATCTATTCAATCCCCTTTCCGCCGCTTCAGAAGCGGAACCCTCAACATCCACCAACTCAGCCGCCCCCTCTAAACCCTAACGCCGACGACCCAACCTCCGCCTGCATTTCCGAAATCCTCCAAAGTCCGGCCCTACAGCCCGGTCCCGACCTCGAAGCGGCCCTCGACGCGGCCGAAATCAACCCAACTCCAGCTCATTTACTCGGAATcttcaaaaaatttgattCCAGCCCGAAACCCCTTTTCACACTCTTCAATTGGGCCCGAAAGCAGCCCGATTACAGATTCTCCATGGACGTTTTCAATTCCATGGTCGATTCTCTCGGTAAAGCCCGAGAATTTGACTCAGCTTGGTGCGTTATACTTGATCAAATTAAAGGAGATCCCAACGAAAGACCTAATTTCGATACTTATGTTATCATGATTAGGAGATATGCACGCGCAG GACTTCCATTTGCAGCCATTCGAACGTATGAATATATATGCAGTTTGGATTCGTTCCACGATTCAAATGCAGGAAAGAATCTGTTGGAGACTCTGTTGGACTCTTTGTGTAAAGAAAAGCATGTTAGGATAGCCTCAAAGTATTTGGATACGATCACAGAGAAGGACCCGAGCTGGTTGCCATCTGTTAGGATCTATAACATACTGCTGAACGGGTGGCTCCGCATAGGAAAGCTCAAACATGCTGAGCGGATCCGTGTGCAGATGAAGAAGGCTGGTGTGAAAGCAAATGTGGTCACATATGGGACCCTTGTTGAAGGGTTATGTCAAATGAATCGTCCTGACATTGCAATTGAGCTAGTTGATGAGATGAGGGCAGAGGGAGTCGAGCCCAACGCAATAGTGTATAACTCCATAATTGATGCACTGGGAGAAGCTGGAAGGTTGAAGGAGGCGATGGGGATGCTGGAGAGGTTCTCGATTTTAGAAATGGGGCCCACTCTTTCCACGTATAACTCGTTGGTGAAGGGCTTCTGCAAGGCCAGGGATCTGGTAGAGGCTAGCAAGATTGTTAAGATGATGATGAGTGTTAAGTGTTTGCCCTCTACTACGACGTATGGCTATTTCCTCAAGTACTTGTCGAAGGTAGGAAAGACTGAGGTGGCCTTGGATCTCTATAATCAAATGATCAAATCAGGGTATGAACTGGATCGATTTACATATCATCTGCTGGTGAAAATGTTATGCAGGGATGAAAGGGTGGATCTTGCTACGAAGATGATCAAGGAGATGAGAGGTAGGGGAATCGATTTGGACCTGGCTACGAGCACCATGCTCATCCATTTACTATGGAAGTTGCAGAGGTACGACGAGGCTGTGTTTGAGTTTGTGGACATGCTCCGTAGGGGCATTGTTCCTCAACATCTGACATATCAGAGAATGACCGAGGATTTGGAGAGGCGGGGCATGTTTAAAACCACGCATAAACTGCATGATCTGATGGCGTCTGTTCCTCGCTCGACAAAAGTGCCTAACACGTACAAGGGGTCACAGGAATGGAAAATGTCCATCATAAAGAGAGCTGAGTCCATGTCTCAGATCTTGAAGACGCGTAAAACCCCCAGCGAG TTGGGAAGAACAGGTATCAGCCGGAGAGCTCTGTGCTGA